Within Deinococcus seoulensis, the genomic segment CTTCCAGATGAACATCCCGGAGTTCCACAGGTAGTTGCCGGTGTCCAGGAAGGCCTGCGCGGTGTCGGCGTCGGGTTTCTCGGCGAAGCGCTGCACGCGGTACACGCCGGTCTGCGCGTCCTGTTCGCCCTTCTCGATGTAGCCGTAGCCGGTGGCGGGGTACTGGGGTTGCATGCCGAGCGTGACGAGCACGTCGTGCGCCTGCGCGTACGCGACGGCGCGTTCCAGGGTGGCGGCGAAGGCGGCCGGGTCGTCGATGCGGTGATCGGCGGGGAAGACGCCCATCACCGCGTCCGGGTCGTCGCGGTGCACGGTGAGCGCGCCGTACAGGATCGCGGCGGCCGTGTCGCGCGGCACGGGTTCGACCAGCAGGTTCTCCAGCGGCAACTCGGGCAGGTGCTCGAGCACGTGCGAGCGGTGCTCGTTGGCGGTGACGACCATCAGGCGTTCAAGGCCGCCGGGCAGTCCGGCCGTGAGGCGCTCGGCGGTCGTCTGAAGCAGGCTGCGGCCACTGGATTCCAGCGTCAGGAACTGCTTGGGTTTGCTCTTGCGCGACAGCGGCCAGAAGCGCTCACCGCTCCCACCTGCCAGGATCACCGGGTAGAAGGTCATGCCCGCATCTTATCCCCGGCGGTCTGACGGAACGCTTCCACCCGCGGGGGGAGTGCCACAGCGCGGAAAATGAACGCGGGAGGCCGCCTGTCAGGGTAGGCTATGCCGGATGAAGCTTTCTTTCGGCACGGACGGCTGGCGCGGCGTGATCGCCGACGAGTTCACCTTCGCCAACGTGGGCCGGGTGGCCCGCGCGCACGCGCAGGCGCTGCTGGACGCCGGGGGCCGCTCGGCAGTCGTGGCGCACGACACGCGCTTCCTGGGCGGCGCGTTCGCCCGTTCGGCCGGTGAGACCTTGCAGGCGGCGGGGCTGGACGTGACGGTCCTGAAGGGCGCCACGCCCACCCCGGCGCTGTCGTACGCGGTGCGGGCCGGGGGGCACGCGGGCGGCGTGATGATCACCGCCAGCCATAACCCCGGTCAGTACCAGGGGTACAAACTCAAGGGTTCGTACGGGGGGAGCGCCACGCCCGCGCTGGTCGCCGAGGTCGAGGCGCGGCTGGACGGCCCGGCCACGCCCCGCGCCGCCGGAGGGCTGAACGAGGCGGACGTGCGTAGCGAATACCTGGGTGCGCTGGCGCGGCTGGTGGATACGGAAGCGATCCGCCGGGCGGGCCTGCCGGTGTACCACGACGCCATGCACGGCGCTGCCGGAGGCTGGATCGAGGCGTTCACGCGCGAGTACCTGGGCGTGCCGTTCCACGGGCTGCGGGCCGCGCCGGACCCGCTGTTCGGGGGCGTGAACCCGGAGCCGATCACGCAGAACCTGAAGGCCACCATGCAGGCCATGCGGGACGTGAGCGGCCCGGCGTTCGCGATGGTCACGGACGGCGACGCCGATCGGATCGGGGCGGTGCTGTCGGGCGGGCGGTTCTTCAACAGTCACCAGATCTTCGCGGTGCTGCTGCATCACCTCGCCTCGCAGGGCAAAAGGGGGATCGTGGTGCGGACGGTCTCCACGAGCGGCATCATCGAGCGGCTCGCGCAGCATCACGGGCTGCGGGTCATGCAGACGCCGGTGGGGTTCAAGTACATCACCGAGGCGTTCCTGCATGGCGAGGCCCACCCGGAGGACACCGTACTGATCGGCGGTGAGGAATCCGGCGGGATCGGCGTGCAGGGGCACGTGCCCGAGCGTGACGGGCTGCTGAACGGCCTGCTGCTTCAGGAGGCGGTGGCAGCGACCGGCCTGGGCCTGGACGAGCAGTTCGCGCAGATCGAGGCGCTGGTGGATTTCCGGCACCACTACGACCGGGTGGACCTGCACCTGCCGCGTCCCATCGACCGGGCGGCCCTGATGGACGACGTGGCGGGCCTGGGGTCGCTGGGCGGTCACGCCGTGCAGGAGGTCGTCACGCTGGACGGCGTGAAACTGGTGTTCGCGGGCGGGTACGGGATGGTCCGGGCGTCCGGGACCGAGCCGGTCGTGCGCCTGTACGTGGAGGCTCCCAGTGACGCCGAGGTGCAGGGCATCCTGAACGAACTGCGTGAGCGGACGCTGCGGCACCTGCCGGGCTGATACGGACTGCCGTTTGTTTCGTTAACAGATCGGAACAGCACCGCCCCTGCCAACTCCACGTCCGGAGGGGCGTTTCTCTCCCACTCGCATCGGCCATGCAATCGGAGGCCGCATGAGTGCGCCGCTGCCCTGACCGGGGTGGTGGCGCGTTCTGCGTGCCCTGCCATGACAGGGCGGGCTGGAATGCCGACCTGTTCACACCCAGCGGGCCGGATTGGAGCGCACCATTCGGGCCGGAAACGGTCTGTAGCACGAACCATTCCGGCGGTCAGGCAACTTTCAATCGCAATGTCCTGATATACAGGACGGCGAAAAGTGTGTCCTGGATTGTGTTTCCCGGAAAAACAAATACGGCGTTCCCCCTCCCCTCCCCCCCCCGATCAGGCCCCCCACTGGTCAGCGTGCAGGGCAACCACTATGCTCATCGGCAGTTCCTGACAACACCGCAACCGAGCAGCCACCACGCCCACCCACACGGCGTTCCTGTGCCCTGCCCGACCCTGCCCCATTGCCCACGGAACCCCCAGGAGGACCGCCATGAACGCACGACTGATGCCCGCCGCCCTTGCCCTGACCCTCGCCCTCGCCGCCTGCGGCACCACGCCCACCGCCACCCACACCGACGGCAGCGGCGGCGCCCTGAGCAGCGTCCGTGGCAGCCAGAACGCGAACGCCATCGCCGGGCAGTACATCGTGGTCCTCAAGGACGGCAGCGTGCAGGTGCCGGTCACCGTGCAGAGCGTCGGCGGTCCCCTGAACGACCACCTGAACGCCCAGGCCGTCACCAGCCTGATCAGCAGCCTGAACCTCGACCCGCAGGGCGCCGACATCAACCACGTGTACACCAGCGCCCTCAGCGGCTTCTCCGGGAAACTCAGCGCCCAGAACCTCGCCACACTGCAGGCCGACCCGCGCGTGGACTACATCGAGCAGGACCAGGTCATGGTCAGCACCGCCACCCAGAGCGGCGCCACCTGGGGCCTGGACCGCATTGACCAGCGCAACCTGCCCCTGAGCGGCTCGTACGTGTACACCCGCACCGGCAGCGGCGTGAACTCGTACGTCCTGGACACCGGCATCAACACGGCGCACACCAACTTCGGCGGGCGCGCCATCTGGGGCGGGAACTTCACAGGTGACGGCGTGAACAGCGACTGCCAGGGGCACGGCACGCACGTCGCCGGGACGGTCGGCAGCAGCACCTGGGGCGTCGCCAAGAGCACGCAACTGTGGGCCGTGAAAGTCCTGGGCTGCGACGGCACCGGCGCGAACAGCGGCATCATCTCCGCACTGGACGCCGTCGTGGCGCACAACGTCTCGGCCCGCAAGGTCGTGAACATGAGCCTCGGCCCGCAAAGCCGCTCGGTCAGCGACGCCCTGGACGCCGCCGTGAACCGCGCCAACAGCAGCAACGTCATGGTCGTCGTGGCCGCCGGGAACAGCGGCGACGACTCCTGCTACTACAGTCCCGCCCGTGCCAGCGGCGCCATCGCCGTCGGCGCGACCACCAGCACCGACGCCCGCGCCAGCTTCAGCAACTACGGCAGTTGCGTGGACATCTTCGCGCCCGGCAACTCCATCACCAGCACCTGGATCGGCAGCACCACCGCCACCAACACCATCAGCGGCACCTCCATGGCCTCCCCACACGTGGCGGGCGCCGTCGCCCTGATCCTGCAGGCCAACCCCACCGCCAGCAGCGCCACCGTCCGCAGCCTCCTGCTGAACGCCACCACCGCGAACAAGGTCACGTCCGCCGGGACCGGCAGCCCCAACCGACTGCTGTACACCAGCAGCTTCTGAACCACCCGGCCTGAACGGCGCTCGCAGAGTGCCGCGTGTCAGTCCGGAGCGGGGCCGCGCCTGCGCAGGGAACCATCCCTGGAGGTGCGGCCCCGCTCCATGT encodes:
- a CDS encoding mannose-1-phosphate guanylyltransferase encodes the protein MTFYPVILAGGSGERFWPLSRKSKPKQFLTLESSGRSLLQTTAERLTAGLPGGLERLMVVTANEHRSHVLEHLPELPLENLLVEPVPRDTAAAILYGALTVHRDDPDAVMGVFPADHRIDDPAAFAATLERAVAYAQAHDVLVTLGMQPQYPATGYGYIEKGEQDAQTGVYRVQRFAEKPDADTAQAFLDTGNYLWNSGMFIWKVSTILAAFETLVPDLYGPMADAAKVRGGLRQVYPDLPKISVDYAILERAQNVAVIPASFGWDDLGDWNALERLLKGDGSNVAVGRHVSLDTGGAIMYTTGGDDLIATIGLEDVVVVRAGDVTLVVRKDRTQDIKKVVQQLKANPDLARFA
- a CDS encoding phosphoglucomutase/phosphomannomutase family protein — encoded protein: MKLSFGTDGWRGVIADEFTFANVGRVARAHAQALLDAGGRSAVVAHDTRFLGGAFARSAGETLQAAGLDVTVLKGATPTPALSYAVRAGGHAGGVMITASHNPGQYQGYKLKGSYGGSATPALVAEVEARLDGPATPRAAGGLNEADVRSEYLGALARLVDTEAIRRAGLPVYHDAMHGAAGGWIEAFTREYLGVPFHGLRAAPDPLFGGVNPEPITQNLKATMQAMRDVSGPAFAMVTDGDADRIGAVLSGGRFFNSHQIFAVLLHHLASQGKRGIVVRTVSTSGIIERLAQHHGLRVMQTPVGFKYITEAFLHGEAHPEDTVLIGGEESGGIGVQGHVPERDGLLNGLLLQEAVAATGLGLDEQFAQIEALVDFRHHYDRVDLHLPRPIDRAALMDDVAGLGSLGGHAVQEVVTLDGVKLVFAGGYGMVRASGTEPVVRLYVEAPSDAEVQGILNELRERTLRHLPG
- a CDS encoding S8 family peptidase, which produces MNARLMPAALALTLALAACGTTPTATHTDGSGGALSSVRGSQNANAIAGQYIVVLKDGSVQVPVTVQSVGGPLNDHLNAQAVTSLISSLNLDPQGADINHVYTSALSGFSGKLSAQNLATLQADPRVDYIEQDQVMVSTATQSGATWGLDRIDQRNLPLSGSYVYTRTGSGVNSYVLDTGINTAHTNFGGRAIWGGNFTGDGVNSDCQGHGTHVAGTVGSSTWGVAKSTQLWAVKVLGCDGTGANSGIISALDAVVAHNVSARKVVNMSLGPQSRSVSDALDAAVNRANSSNVMVVVAAGNSGDDSCYYSPARASGAIAVGATTSTDARASFSNYGSCVDIFAPGNSITSTWIGSTTATNTISGTSMASPHVAGAVALILQANPTASSATVRSLLLNATTANKVTSAGTGSPNRLLYTSSF